Proteins encoded together in one Alteribacter keqinensis window:
- a CDS encoding enoyl-CoA hydratase/isomerase family protein, producing MILSYEKNGISKITLNRPEVKNAVDFDVMNELNAIFDKLEEDKGTRILVFTGKGSAFCSGGDLGKFHSLKTEDEALGMLVPMSRLLKRIAALPYLTVAYINGHAVGGGCELAAACDFRVADPGAKTGFIQGRLQITTGWGGASLLKEKVPYLQALTLLTTARLFTAEEGLNMGWIQAVLNSESELMEWLSKWNGVSGSVLGSYKDAVRTEKERDTLFNDIDKEVKACAKLWAKDEHHDAVNAFLSKTDR from the coding sequence GTGATTTTGTCTTATGAGAAGAATGGTATTTCAAAGATTACCCTAAACAGACCTGAAGTCAAAAATGCGGTCGATTTTGACGTCATGAACGAACTTAATGCGATTTTTGATAAGCTGGAAGAGGATAAGGGCACGAGAATTCTCGTTTTCACAGGAAAAGGGAGTGCTTTCTGTTCCGGAGGGGACCTCGGTAAATTTCATTCCCTGAAAACGGAGGATGAAGCTCTCGGAATGCTTGTACCTATGAGCCGTCTTCTAAAAAGAATTGCTGCACTGCCGTATCTCACTGTTGCTTACATAAACGGTCATGCTGTCGGCGGCGGGTGCGAACTTGCTGCAGCGTGTGACTTCAGAGTGGCGGATCCTGGAGCAAAAACAGGCTTTATACAAGGAAGACTCCAGATTACAACCGGCTGGGGAGGAGCGAGTCTTCTTAAAGAAAAGGTTCCTTATCTGCAGGCTTTGACGCTGCTTACGACAGCCCGCCTTTTTACAGCAGAAGAGGGACTGAATATGGGCTGGATTCAGGCGGTTTTGAATAGTGAGAGTGAACTTATGGAATGGCTCAGCAAGTGGAATGGGGTTTCTGGAAGTGTTCTCGGATCATATAAAGATGCTGTGAGAACAGAAAAAGAAAGAGATACATTATTTAACGATATCGATAAAGAAGTAAAGGCTTGTGCAAAACTGTGGGCAAAAGACGAACACCACGATGCTGTTAACGCCTTTCTATCGAAAACAGACCGGTAA
- a CDS encoding patatin-like phospholipase family protein, producing the protein MNPKIGLALGSGGSRGFAHIGVLKVLMREGIQVDYIAGSSMGALVGALFGAGHTPETMEKMAMQFRRKYFLDFTVPKMGFIKGEKAKSIIKMLVKQKKIEELSPEMAIVATDLKKGEKVVFKDGDVTQAVRASIAIPGILVPERIGGRLFVDGGVIDRVPVSVVKSMGADMVIAVDVSYFNTEPEITSIYDVIIQSMDIMEKEMVRYREIESDLMIRPIFRHIKATQFTDVEEIILQGEKEMEKNLDVFKERIAAWKEKHHERDEREND; encoded by the coding sequence ATGAACCCGAAGATTGGTTTGGCTCTTGGCTCAGGCGGGTCGAGGGGGTTTGCCCATATTGGTGTATTAAAGGTACTTATGCGGGAAGGCATCCAGGTTGACTACATCGCCGGCAGCAGTATGGGAGCCCTCGTCGGTGCCCTGTTCGGAGCAGGCCATACACCTGAGACGATGGAAAAAATGGCAATGCAGTTCAGACGGAAGTATTTCCTTGATTTTACTGTGCCGAAAATGGGCTTTATTAAAGGGGAAAAAGCAAAAAGCATCATCAAAATGCTCGTTAAGCAGAAAAAGATAGAAGAGCTCTCCCCTGAAATGGCGATTGTAGCAACGGATCTCAAAAAAGGGGAAAAAGTTGTTTTTAAGGACGGGGATGTCACCCAGGCTGTCCGTGCAAGTATTGCTATACCCGGCATCCTCGTACCTGAACGGATCGGCGGTCGGCTGTTTGTTGACGGGGGTGTGATTGACAGGGTCCCTGTCAGTGTTGTGAAGAGCATGGGAGCTGACATGGTCATTGCCGTGGATGTGTCGTATTTTAATACGGAACCCGAGATCACTTCCATTTACGATGTGATTATCCAGAGTATGGACATCATGGAAAAAGAAATGGTAAGATATCGGGAAATAGAGTCGGATCTGATGATCAGGCCCATCTTCAGACACATTAAAGCAACACAGTTTACAGATGTGGAAGAAATTATCCTGCAGGGTGAAAAAGAGATGGAAAAAAACCTCGATGTTTTTAAAGAGAGAATAGCCGCATGGAAGGAGAAACATCATGAGAGAGACGAGAGGGAAAACGATTAA
- a CDS encoding DUF3397 domain-containing protein, whose product MIGNLLAGFIATLITVPLIGLYLVYLISVKVTRNKVFALKVAVDVSLIFFVLSVHFFILEIWGISLIGYVLALLFLTAIGFTIAHWRMYTDVQFIRIMKGVWRFQFVLFFVLHFVLMFVGFTAKMYA is encoded by the coding sequence ATGATCGGTAATTTATTGGCAGGGTTCATAGCTACATTGATTACTGTGCCGCTGATCGGCCTTTATCTTGTCTATCTTATCAGTGTTAAAGTAACGCGTAATAAAGTCTTTGCTCTTAAAGTTGCTGTAGATGTCAGCCTGATCTTTTTTGTTCTTTCTGTGCACTTCTTTATCTTGGAAATCTGGGGTATTTCTTTAATCGGATACGTTCTTGCACTGCTCTTTCTTACTGCCATCGGGTTTACCATTGCCCACTGGCGGATGTATACGGATGTTCAGTTTATAAGAATAATGAAAGGTGTCTGGCGTTTTCAGTTTGTTCTCTTCTTCGTTCTTCATTTCGTGCTTATGTTTGTAGGTTTTACTGCGAAAATGTATGCGTAG
- a CDS encoding SepM family pheromone-processing serine protease: MRETRGKTIKGSVFRWTIFILVLLFVNFYQLPYYFSIPGDAKVLSEVIEVEEGYDYEGTLSLTTVRMGRANTINYVWSLLSDDRDLIAENLIRPEGESDEEYHQRQLVMMTSSQDVAVLIAYNEAGKEAYFENYGVLITSFVEGMDAERKLEVGDRIVEVNGTETLKAEDLLEELGSVDIGDEVDLVIEREEERQDVTLTVEKFPEELDPTGERGGIGIAHPVTDRELVRNPDVSIDTAQIGGPSAGLMFALEIYNQLVEEDITKGNQIAGTGSLSEEGEVGRIGGVKQKVIAADRAGAKVFFAPNENGLEGSNYDIALETAESIGTDMEVIGVDSFEEALEYLEQELG; encoded by the coding sequence ATGAGAGAGACGAGAGGGAAAACGATTAAAGGGTCGGTTTTCCGGTGGACGATCTTTATACTGGTGCTTTTGTTCGTGAATTTTTATCAGCTTCCCTATTACTTCAGCATTCCGGGAGATGCAAAAGTTCTCAGTGAAGTGATTGAAGTAGAGGAAGGGTATGATTATGAAGGAACACTGAGCCTTACCACTGTGAGGATGGGAAGGGCGAATACGATAAATTATGTATGGTCCCTGTTATCTGATGATCGTGATCTGATCGCAGAGAACCTGATCCGCCCTGAAGGTGAGTCAGATGAAGAGTATCATCAACGTCAGCTTGTGATGATGACAAGTTCTCAGGATGTGGCTGTTTTAATTGCCTACAATGAGGCTGGAAAAGAAGCCTACTTTGAAAACTACGGTGTTCTTATTACAAGCTTCGTAGAAGGAATGGATGCCGAGAGAAAACTGGAAGTTGGTGACCGGATCGTCGAAGTGAACGGAACAGAAACATTGAAGGCAGAAGATCTTCTGGAAGAACTGGGGTCAGTTGATATCGGAGACGAAGTTGATCTTGTGATCGAACGGGAAGAAGAAAGACAGGACGTAACCTTAACCGTAGAAAAGTTCCCGGAAGAGCTTGATCCGACAGGGGAGCGGGGAGGGATCGGAATTGCACATCCCGTAACGGACCGTGAACTGGTGAGAAATCCGGATGTGTCAATCGATACTGCACAGATCGGGGGGCCGTCTGCAGGTCTGATGTTTGCTCTTGAGATATATAATCAGCTGGTGGAAGAGGACATTACAAAAGGAAACCAGATTGCCGGCACAGGATCCCTCAGTGAAGAAGGAGAAGTGGGACGTATTGGCGGTGTCAAGCAAAAAGTGATTGCAGCAGACCGTGCAGGTGCGAAAGTGTTTTTTGCTCCCAATGAAAACGGACTGGAAGGGTCAAATTACGATATTGCACTGGAAACAGCAGAATCGATCGGTACCGACATGGAGGTAATTGGAGTTGATTCGTTTGAAGAAGCCCTGGAATACCTGGAGCAGGAACTTGGATAA
- the rpmF gene encoding 50S ribosomal protein L32 yields the protein MAVPFRRTSKTRKNKRRTHIKLSVPGMVNCPECGEAKLSHRVCKACGSYKGKDVVNK from the coding sequence ATGGCAGTACCTTTTCGCAGAACGAGTAAAACCCGTAAAAACAAGCGTCGTACGCACATCAAATTGAGCGTACCTGGCATGGTAAATTGTCCGGAGTGCGGTGAAGCTAAGCTTTCCCATCGTGTATGTAAAGCTTGCGGATCCTACAAAGGAAAAGACGTTGTAAACAAATAA
- a CDS encoding RsfA family transcriptional regulator, translating into MVRQDAWNSDEDLTLAEVVLRHIREGSTQLAAFEEVGHKLSRTPAACGFRWNSAIRKKYDTAIQLAKKQRKTMKVKNSEPGVRFAEATENRTEADNGASKSVVEAFDEVITFLHEQKKCIETNGGVSEPEEFMEAIEALKQENAVLSQELAKMKDDYELIKNDYQLMINVVERAAKRNKTTASSPS; encoded by the coding sequence TTGGTACGCCAGGATGCTTGGAACAGCGATGAAGACTTAACATTGGCAGAGGTGGTTTTGCGTCACATAAGGGAAGGCAGCACCCAGCTCGCGGCTTTTGAGGAAGTTGGTCATAAGCTTTCGAGAACCCCGGCTGCGTGCGGTTTCCGGTGGAATTCAGCGATCAGGAAAAAATACGATACAGCAATCCAGCTTGCTAAGAAACAAAGAAAAACGATGAAAGTGAAAAACAGTGAACCTGGAGTGCGGTTCGCAGAGGCGACGGAAAACCGGACTGAAGCGGACAACGGGGCTTCGAAAAGTGTTGTAGAAGCTTTTGATGAAGTGATCACGTTTTTGCACGAACAGAAAAAATGCATTGAAACGAATGGCGGGGTTTCTGAACCAGAGGAATTTATGGAAGCCATTGAAGCGTTAAAGCAGGAAAATGCAGTGCTCAGTCAGGAGCTCGCAAAAATGAAAGACGATTATGAACTCATTAAAAATGATTATCAGCTGATGATTAACGTAGTGGAGCGTGCAGCGAAGCGAAACAAAACGACCGCTTCGTCTCCGTCTTAA
- a CDS encoding nucleotidyltransferase, with amino-acid sequence MKTVGLVVEYNPFHNGHLYHLTESKRVTNADAVIAVMSGSFLQRGEPALVDKWARTKMALFGGCDIVIELPYLYAVQHASLFARGAVAALDQLKVDTVAFGSEDGSIDRFQETIRFMEQNKASYEKYLHLYLQKGFSYPRASSAAYSEIKPPAFNGVDLSAPNNILGIQYCEAVKDLESSITPYTITREKAGYHDPEPGDSAIASATSIRNRLLSEEYSLDDVRPFVPETTFDVLKEFYKTHGQWHQWNDYFPYIQHQLITKSPKELGLIYEMEEGLEYRFKKAVTKAGDFESFMDYVKTKRYTRTRLQRSLVHLLLGTTKKQAGELVHPLRPDYIRVLGMSENGRNYLNGIKKDIDVPLISNASKGDSIPALEKDIQAATVHYLPLVLRGTGSPVREYTAHPIRVNKNEEASI; translated from the coding sequence TTGAAAACAGTCGGACTTGTTGTTGAATATAACCCTTTTCATAATGGACACTTGTATCACCTTACTGAATCCAAAAGAGTAACAAACGCGGACGCGGTCATCGCGGTGATGAGCGGATCGTTTCTTCAGCGTGGTGAACCGGCCCTTGTCGATAAATGGGCACGGACGAAGATGGCTCTTTTCGGAGGCTGTGATATTGTTATTGAGCTTCCTTACCTTTATGCGGTCCAGCATGCAAGCCTCTTTGCCAGAGGTGCAGTGGCGGCTCTCGATCAGCTCAAAGTTGATACCGTTGCCTTTGGCAGTGAAGACGGCAGCATTGACCGGTTTCAGGAAACAATCAGGTTTATGGAGCAGAATAAGGCGTCCTATGAAAAATATCTTCACCTCTATTTACAAAAGGGCTTTAGCTACCCGAGAGCGTCGAGTGCAGCCTACAGTGAAATCAAGCCCCCTGCCTTTAACGGGGTCGATTTGAGCGCACCCAACAATATTCTCGGAATCCAGTACTGCGAGGCGGTTAAAGATCTGGAGAGCTCTATCACGCCTTATACCATCACGCGTGAAAAAGCCGGCTATCACGACCCGGAACCGGGGGACAGTGCTATTGCCAGTGCCACTTCCATTAGAAACAGGCTCCTTTCGGAGGAGTATTCCCTTGATGATGTCCGTCCATTCGTACCGGAAACAACATTTGACGTCCTTAAGGAATTTTACAAAACTCACGGCCAGTGGCATCAGTGGAACGATTATTTCCCTTACATCCAGCATCAGCTCATTACTAAGTCACCAAAAGAGCTCGGATTGATTTATGAAATGGAGGAAGGGCTTGAATACCGGTTTAAAAAAGCCGTTACGAAAGCCGGTGACTTTGAATCGTTTATGGATTATGTAAAAACGAAACGCTACACACGAACGAGGCTGCAACGCTCTTTGGTTCATCTTCTTCTCGGAACCACAAAAAAGCAGGCCGGAGAGCTTGTTCATCCTCTCAGACCTGACTACATCCGGGTTCTCGGGATGAGTGAGAACGGCAGGAATTATCTGAATGGGATAAAAAAGGATATTGACGTTCCCCTTATTTCCAATGCCAGTAAAGGTGACAGCATCCCTGCCCTGGAAAAAGATATTCAGGCTGCGACTGTCCACTATCTCCCCCTTGTTCTCAGGGGCACCGGTTCACCTGTAAGGGAATATACAGCTCATCCAATTCGGGTAAATAAAAACGAAGAAGCCTCCATTTAA
- the bshC gene encoding bacillithiol biosynthesis cysteine-adding enzyme BshC, whose product MHIQYEDVRGLNPFLDEYINADDRLMSFYDYGYDDESIKKRAKELAARSFNRGSLKDVLYSFNKKMGAGEETFTQIGKLTSERSLMIVGGQQAGLFTGPLYTVHKVISILAHADKAEKDLGLPVIPLFWIAGEDHDIDEINHIFVYYKQDLKRFAMKERNDLKIPASNRNLNREEAKKVLLSTIRHLQETQDTKIIASDWGKLIDESKTYVDFFGKLIHHLFKGTGIVLMDAQDEAVRKLERPFFNELIERNGKLRLAFEEQAKRFKTAGFGEPVSIDPRLSHLFLDDHNERTLLYSDDQEGAFTNKEKTRSWTIDELHHIAETDPAKLSNNVVSRPVMQEWLLPVLGFISGAGEIKYWGTLSSVFREFDFKIPPLIPRMQFTLVDRGALKRAGKRDLSIRKTIEQGASEKRDEWYGRNRPADYDPVFEKAEEEFESLMEKMAANLREHASTDVDHERFQRMGKGVLDRYKRQVDRQVNRTLAPSMNHFNYVNTVLRPQDGLQERTINVLPFLNGYGTDVIRQLTARVLENGPDPKKHTVVIL is encoded by the coding sequence ATGCATATCCAATACGAAGATGTACGGGGTTTGAACCCGTTCCTAGATGAATACATAAATGCAGACGACCGGCTTATGTCCTTTTACGATTACGGTTATGATGATGAAAGTATTAAAAAACGGGCAAAAGAACTGGCTGCCCGGTCATTTAACCGTGGTTCGTTAAAGGACGTTCTTTATTCTTTTAATAAAAAGATGGGAGCAGGTGAAGAAACCTTCACTCAAATCGGGAAATTAACCAGTGAGCGTTCCCTGATGATTGTCGGAGGACAGCAGGCCGGTTTATTTACGGGACCCCTTTATACGGTCCACAAAGTGATCTCGATACTTGCTCATGCAGATAAAGCAGAAAAGGATCTCGGGCTCCCGGTCATTCCATTATTCTGGATTGCCGGAGAAGATCACGATATTGATGAGATTAACCATATCTTTGTTTACTATAAACAGGACCTGAAACGCTTTGCTATGAAGGAAAGGAACGATCTGAAAATTCCTGCCTCGAACAGGAACCTCAATCGTGAAGAAGCGAAGAAGGTTCTTCTGAGTACGATCCGTCACCTGCAGGAAACCCAGGATACAAAAATAATCGCTTCCGACTGGGGAAAGCTGATCGATGAATCCAAAACTTATGTTGATTTTTTCGGGAAGCTGATTCACCACCTCTTTAAAGGAACAGGGATCGTTCTGATGGATGCCCAGGATGAAGCGGTCCGTAAGCTGGAGAGACCTTTCTTCAATGAACTGATCGAACGGAATGGAAAATTACGTCTGGCTTTTGAAGAGCAGGCTAAACGGTTTAAAACTGCCGGCTTTGGTGAGCCTGTTTCAATTGATCCGCGCCTCTCCCACCTTTTTCTCGATGATCACAATGAGAGAACGCTTCTATACAGTGATGACCAGGAAGGAGCATTTACGAATAAAGAAAAGACAAGATCCTGGACGATAGACGAGCTTCATCATATTGCTGAAACAGATCCGGCTAAACTGAGTAATAACGTTGTCTCCCGGCCTGTAATGCAGGAATGGCTTCTTCCGGTTCTCGGATTTATTTCAGGAGCAGGTGAAATTAAATACTGGGGGACGCTGAGCAGTGTTTTTCGGGAGTTTGATTTTAAGATCCCGCCCCTCATTCCAAGAATGCAGTTTACCCTTGTTGACAGAGGGGCATTAAAGCGTGCTGGAAAGAGGGACCTTTCCATCAGGAAAACGATTGAACAGGGAGCTTCCGAAAAAAGAGACGAGTGGTATGGCCGGAACAGGCCGGCTGATTATGACCCGGTATTTGAAAAAGCGGAAGAAGAGTTTGAGTCGCTCATGGAGAAAATGGCAGCCAATCTTCGGGAGCACGCTTCAACGGATGTGGATCATGAGCGTTTTCAAAGGATGGGCAAAGGTGTCCTGGATCGGTATAAACGCCAGGTTGACAGGCAGGTAAACCGGACCCTTGCACCGTCAATGAATCATTTTAATTACGTTAACACGGTTCTGCGCCCGCAGGACGGACTTCAGGAACGGACAATTAATGTTCTTCCGTTTCTGAATGGCTATGGCACCGATGTGATCAGGCAACTCACTGCCCGGGTCTTGGAAAACGGACCCGACCCAAAGAAGCATACGGTTGTTATTTTATAG
- a CDS encoding 2-dehydropantoate 2-reductase: protein MKVAVIGAGAVGMLLSAFALKAGIKVSLFTKREEQSIRLNHSGLTLIQSNQDNPETLSRGLSAQPISSWTTEGLDAVIVSVKQLHLDEVLGILSKKRIKVPVIFALNGMGHMEKAQVSLKDAPLYGSVLTHGAKRSTDYEGVIHTGKGTWKAGSWRGESETVEFLMKKLQEAGFFSSCEENIEKLMEEKLAVNAVINPLTALYQVKNGALLDNPLFKENARAVFKEITKVIPFKWETVERVIVNTRKNHSSMHEDIRLGRETEVDAITGYLLSLAEKRQVTMPLVSFLHHSIKGVERSYDDDR, encoded by the coding sequence ATGAAGGTTGCGGTTATCGGGGCTGGGGCTGTCGGAATGCTCTTGTCTGCCTTTGCCCTGAAAGCAGGAATTAAAGTCAGTCTTTTTACAAAACGTGAGGAGCAGTCCATACGGCTCAATCATAGCGGGCTGACTCTTATACAAAGTAATCAGGACAACCCTGAAACACTCTCAAGAGGTCTGTCGGCTCAACCGATATCATCTTGGACAACGGAAGGGCTTGACGCAGTGATTGTTTCTGTTAAACAGCTGCACCTGGATGAAGTTCTCGGTATTCTTTCAAAGAAGAGAATAAAGGTACCGGTTATTTTTGCCCTCAACGGGATGGGTCATATGGAAAAAGCACAGGTTTCTTTAAAGGATGCACCCCTCTATGGAAGTGTACTTACACACGGCGCAAAAAGATCGACTGATTATGAAGGCGTCATTCATACGGGAAAAGGCACGTGGAAGGCAGGTTCCTGGAGAGGGGAAAGTGAAACTGTAGAATTTTTGATGAAAAAACTTCAGGAAGCAGGTTTTTTTAGCTCCTGTGAAGAAAACATTGAAAAATTAATGGAGGAAAAGCTTGCAGTAAATGCAGTCATTAACCCTCTCACTGCCCTTTATCAGGTTAAAAACGGAGCTCTCCTGGATAATCCATTATTCAAGGAAAATGCCCGTGCTGTATTTAAAGAAATAACCAAAGTGATCCCATTCAAGTGGGAGACGGTGGAGCGGGTAATCGTAAATACAAGAAAAAATCATTCATCCATGCACGAGGATATTCGTCTCGGCCGCGAGACGGAAGTTGATGCTATTACCGGTTACCTCCTGTCATTAGCGGAAAAAAGACAAGTCACAATGCCCTTGGTGTCTTTTCTTCATCATTCAATAAAAGGGGTTGAAAGGAGTTATGACGATGATCGGTAA
- a CDS encoding N-acetyltransferase gives MVDIQEVKRLRINFKTLEEFENFREYGLQELSMKEDLQGNIIDNDSESPFYGVYYGDKLVGRMSLYKVDAKYDRYFEPPQEYFELWKLEVLEPYKGRGFGKQLVDYAKSLGLPLKTNARQRSDTFWERMGFEPLTYDTDRDRGENPYVWFPQGVKEQKPE, from the coding sequence ATGGTTGATATTCAAGAAGTTAAGCGCTTACGTATAAACTTTAAAACCCTGGAGGAATTCGAGAACTTTCGTGAGTATGGCTTGCAGGAGTTGTCTATGAAAGAGGATCTGCAGGGAAACATCATTGATAACGACAGTGAGTCACCTTTCTATGGTGTCTATTACGGGGATAAGCTCGTAGGAAGAATGAGTCTTTATAAAGTAGATGCAAAATATGACCGGTACTTTGAGCCGCCTCAGGAATACTTCGAGCTGTGGAAGCTGGAAGTTCTGGAGCCGTATAAAGGCCGCGGTTTCGGTAAACAGCTTGTTGACTACGCAAAATCACTCGGCCTTCCTTTAAAAACAAATGCACGCCAGCGTTCCGACACTTTCTGGGAAAGAATGGGCTTTGAGCCTCTCACCTACGATACAGACCGTGACCGGGGCGAGAACCCATACGTTTGGTTTCCGCAAGGGGTAAAAGAACAAAAGCCGGAATAA
- the ylbJ gene encoding sporulation integral membrane protein YlbJ, with protein MTASSFKTMVLGGTATFLAVSFILFPKDAYEASIRGLNMWWEVVFPSLLPFFIMSEFLISFGVVTFVGALFEPVMRPLFRVPGVGGFVWSMGMASGFPAGAKLTARLRKDKKITRIQAERLVSFSNASNPIFIFGAIAVGFFHNPALGFLLAVCHYGGNLFVGLAMRFYGTDEEKESKQTTPRFSLRHAFRLMHQERRKDTRPLGKMMGDAVSSAVTTLLMIGGFIILFSVLNRLLTVMHVSEMLAILITIILTILHIPNELSPALISGLFEITLGSQMASVAAGTSLYHQVLITSFILGFNGFSVQAQVASILAETDIRFKPFFFARVLHGFLAMVLAAFLFEPLYPNGTGRTATEVFAPVNTEHVNTFFISVYEWLTHFGGLVTLGGLLLFVLLKAGRALKETKSIM; from the coding sequence TTGACAGCCTCATCGTTTAAAACAATGGTTCTTGGAGGTACGGCCACGTTTCTGGCTGTCTCTTTTATATTGTTTCCAAAAGATGCCTATGAAGCCTCCATACGCGGCTTGAACATGTGGTGGGAGGTGGTCTTTCCTTCCCTGCTTCCTTTTTTTATTATGAGTGAATTTCTTATCAGCTTTGGTGTCGTTACCTTTGTCGGTGCTTTGTTTGAGCCTGTGATGCGGCCGTTATTCAGAGTTCCCGGTGTGGGCGGTTTTGTGTGGAGCATGGGGATGGCTTCGGGTTTTCCCGCCGGGGCAAAGCTTACGGCACGTCTTCGCAAAGATAAAAAAATCACCAGAATCCAGGCTGAACGACTCGTTTCATTTTCCAATGCTTCCAACCCCATCTTTATTTTCGGAGCCATCGCCGTAGGTTTTTTCCATAACCCTGCACTTGGTTTCCTCCTCGCCGTCTGTCACTACGGAGGCAACCTTTTCGTAGGACTTGCTATGCGATTTTACGGTACGGATGAGGAGAAAGAATCCAAACAGACCACACCCCGCTTCTCACTCCGGCACGCCTTCAGGCTGATGCACCAAGAGAGAAGGAAAGATACGCGGCCTCTTGGAAAGATGATGGGTGATGCCGTTTCATCTGCGGTCACAACATTGTTAATGATTGGCGGGTTTATCATTTTATTCTCAGTATTGAATCGTCTGCTTACGGTTATGCACGTTTCTGAAATGTTAGCGATATTGATTACTATTATACTTACTATCCTTCATATTCCCAACGAATTAAGTCCTGCTCTGATCTCCGGGCTGTTTGAAATTACGCTTGGCAGCCAGATGGCCAGTGTCGCTGCCGGCACCTCTTTGTATCACCAGGTGCTCATCACAAGCTTTATTCTTGGCTTTAACGGTTTCAGTGTTCAAGCTCAGGTTGCAAGTATCCTTGCTGAAACAGACATCCGGTTTAAACCGTTCTTTTTTGCTCGTGTCCTTCACGGGTTTCTGGCTATGGTTCTGGCAGCCTTTTTATTCGAACCTTTATATCCAAACGGCACAGGCCGCACAGCAACAGAGGTATTTGCTCCCGTAAATACTGAGCACGTGAACACATTTTTCATTTCTGTATATGAATGGCTCACTCATTTCGGCGGTCTGGTTACGCTGGGTGGTCTCCTCCTGTTTGTACTTCTTAAAGCAGGGCGGGCCCTAAAGGAAACGAAGAGTATTATGTAA
- a CDS encoding YceD family protein → MKWSVQQLLSYKEKGLHIDESVDVSDVKTTDREIREITPVHVKGEAVFARDSVTFRLQIDGSMTLPCARTLNDVEYPFSIEANEIFKLEEWATFEEEDDVHELEDNTVDLLPYVKERILLEKPMQVFSEAKEGPAPAEGKDWEMVSSEEQAKKVDPRLKDLEKFFDK, encoded by the coding sequence ATGAAATGGTCGGTTCAACAGTTGTTATCCTATAAGGAAAAAGGATTACACATCGACGAATCGGTTGATGTTTCGGATGTAAAAACGACAGATCGTGAAATCCGGGAAATCACCCCGGTTCACGTGAAAGGCGAAGCCGTCTTTGCCCGGGATTCTGTGACGTTTCGTCTGCAGATTGACGGGTCAATGACACTTCCGTGTGCAAGGACTTTGAATGATGTTGAGTATCCTTTCTCAATCGAAGCCAACGAGATTTTCAAGTTGGAAGAATGGGCCACCTTCGAAGAGGAAGATGACGTTCATGAGTTGGAAGATAACACGGTAGATTTATTGCCTTACGTAAAAGAACGTATTTTGCTTGAAAAGCCGATGCAGGTTTTCAGTGAAGCTAAGGAAGGCCCGGCACCTGCCGAAGGGAAAGACTGGGAAATGGTCTCTTCCGAGGAACAGGCAAAAAAGGTCGATCCAAGGCTGAAAGACCTGGAGAAGTTTTTCGACAAGTAA